One Pseudomonas fluorescens genomic region harbors:
- a CDS encoding Ig-like domain-containing protein — protein MNKWPRFALNALGLALSLTGSAYAQLAAVDPGPYTFATGKFPMWYQDENQLSMELCQSRAASSRVAATTPPAYMCILLAEPGIYDDAQPMIFPDNWPPEAFWFLAETVIPDNAAGYGVDAYVAGIEAAFASENPADGDQQSFARIRLRVNVPVAGTYTITHPYGVETVNVTAPGRRAINITRDIGIGAPGNFSGAVGGAIGPFLRSVNGPYTEVNPDTGATETFVGDPNLNEAVTGSPFNTNFLRITGPAGTIQSNVFSLSGKVLDNRQQTQVEIDRATYRRTAAGVRAEVFAKASNSSTLCFRESVALLPGPPQTPCQTNLLGDNNGLFFGHRLGTGAVPPVVVVTATNPAGTTRPTAVSAKLTDVVKVQTARYNWANHSLLIEATSSDEVAIPDMVAQGYGRLSKTGTLQRITVADLTQPPATVTVKSAAGGGDTEAVVVVGSAPDTGENQAPITNADVGSTSFGVPITLSLLTNDSDPDEDNPLGITALTQPAAGQGTVALNGTTSVVYTPPAVVNAPLTTTFTYKAQDAKGLASANPATVTITVAPNQAPTAVADAVATLGVAIPINVLANDTDPEGNVPLAVASLTQPAAGRGTVSSNGTVITYTPPATVTTAFTTTFTYIARDNFGALSTPATVTVQVSPRPAAETFAVTASTVQARSGGRFNWDFTGTSSVTTGNTITVQVTTPTGVVTLGTTTVPLTGRWRLTLNNTLVVPSANPTATIRSSQGTVRTVSVTTL, from the coding sequence ATGAACAAGTGGCCACGCTTTGCGCTCAACGCGCTCGGGCTCGCTCTCTCGCTGACCGGCAGTGCCTATGCGCAACTCGCCGCCGTCGACCCCGGCCCCTACACCTTCGCCACCGGGAAATTCCCGATGTGGTATCAGGACGAAAACCAGCTATCGATGGAACTCTGCCAGTCGCGCGCCGCGAGCTCGCGCGTGGCGGCTACCACGCCGCCGGCGTACATGTGCATCTTGCTCGCCGAGCCGGGTATCTACGATGATGCTCAGCCGATGATCTTCCCCGATAACTGGCCACCGGAAGCCTTCTGGTTCCTCGCCGAAACTGTGATCCCCGACAACGCTGCCGGTTATGGCGTGGATGCTTATGTCGCCGGGATTGAAGCAGCGTTCGCCTCGGAAAACCCGGCCGATGGCGATCAGCAAAGCTTCGCGCGGATTCGCCTGCGGGTAAACGTGCCCGTTGCGGGCACGTACACCATCACTCACCCGTATGGCGTGGAAACGGTCAACGTCACCGCGCCCGGTCGGCGCGCGATCAACATCACTCGCGACATCGGCATCGGCGCGCCGGGTAATTTCTCCGGCGCTGTCGGCGGTGCAATCGGCCCGTTCCTGCGCAGCGTCAACGGCCCCTACACCGAAGTGAACCCGGACACCGGTGCCACGGAAACGTTTGTTGGCGACCCGAATCTCAACGAAGCGGTGACGGGCAGTCCGTTCAATACCAACTTCCTGCGAATCACCGGGCCTGCCGGCACCATCCAGTCCAACGTGTTCAGCCTGTCCGGCAAAGTGCTCGACAATCGTCAGCAAACCCAGGTCGAAATTGACCGCGCCACCTACCGGCGCACCGCCGCTGGCGTGCGTGCCGAAGTGTTTGCCAAGGCGAGTAACAGCTCGACCCTGTGCTTCCGCGAAAGCGTTGCGCTGCTCCCCGGCCCTCCGCAGACGCCGTGCCAGACCAATCTGTTGGGTGACAACAACGGTCTGTTCTTCGGCCACCGATTGGGCACTGGCGCAGTGCCTCCGGTCGTTGTCGTGACGGCCACCAACCCCGCCGGCACCACGCGGCCGACCGCCGTGTCGGCCAAGCTCACCGACGTGGTGAAAGTGCAGACCGCGCGCTACAACTGGGCCAACCACAGCCTGCTGATCGAAGCGACATCGAGCGATGAAGTGGCGATCCCGGACATGGTTGCCCAAGGCTACGGACGCCTGTCGAAAACCGGCACCCTGCAGCGCATCACCGTTGCCGATCTGACTCAGCCACCGGCGACCGTGACGGTGAAATCTGCCGCTGGCGGCGGTGACACCGAGGCTGTCGTCGTGGTCGGCAGCGCGCCGGACACCGGTGAGAACCAGGCGCCGATCACCAACGCCGACGTTGGCAGCACCAGTTTTGGTGTGCCGATCACCCTCAGTTTGCTGACCAACGACAGCGATCCTGATGAGGACAATCCGCTGGGCATTACCGCGCTGACCCAACCGGCCGCCGGCCAAGGCACCGTCGCCCTCAACGGCACCACCTCTGTCGTCTACACCCCGCCGGCGGTGGTCAACGCGCCACTGACCACAACCTTCACCTACAAAGCGCAGGATGCCAAAGGCCTCGCCTCGGCCAACCCGGCCACCGTAACGATCACCGTTGCGCCGAACCAGGCACCGACCGCCGTCGCCGACGCCGTCGCCACGCTCGGTGTGGCGATCCCGATCAATGTGCTGGCCAACGACACCGATCCGGAAGGCAACGTGCCGCTGGCCGTCGCCAGTCTGACCCAACCCGCCGCCGGACGCGGCACGGTCAGCAGCAACGGCACGGTGATCACCTACACCCCACCGGCCACCGTGACCACGGCATTCACCACGACCTTCACCTACATCGCCCGGGACAACTTCGGTGCGCTGTCGACGCCGGCCACGGTCACGGTGCAAGTGTCGCCACGGCCAGCGGCGGAAACGTTCGCCGTCACCGCTTCCACCGTGCAGGCACGCTCCGGCGGTCGCTTCAACTGGGACTTCACCGGCACCTCGTCGGTGACAACCGGCAACACCATCACCGTGCAGGTCACCACCCCGACCGGAGTGGTGACCCTCGGCACCACCACCGTGCCGTTGACCGGACGCTGGCGGCTGACGCTGAACAACACGCTGGTGGTGCCATCGGCCAACCCGACCGCGACGATCCGCTCGTCCCAGGGCACCGTGCGCACGGTCTCGGTGACCACGCTGTAG
- a CDS encoding ATP-binding protein: MNMQSKSLPVDEGNLRLGSRKLPFNLLRWFSLISMAVIGTVAAALGVVSTRFVIEESVQRDALLTAQFIQAIASAEVRHVSIANVRTMGELLDPRQDLNFPDVSPKARADARGEFLDHIEHLPDVILANIYAPDRQVIWSTNPALIGSHIHSDKDLDRAFNDKIPVSASYHNVDKAREEQKFVIPPDYIFIENYIPLFDAEGKNVTAMVEIYKEPKDLIARMERGLVLIWLATALGGGLIYLGLYWIVRRAAILLAAQQKQLIANETFVALGEMSSAVAHSLRNPLATIRSSAELALEFDAGPAEKNINDIIGQVDRMSKWVRELLQSLRPLNDDPEPVNLVAALHESLVAFEQQIARAGVQVVFHPQHTPMVLSQPVQLTQILNSLLANALEAMDKRGTLTVSLEPRDNCGVCVVLSDTGKGMNEEQRTMAFRPFFTTKSGGLGVGLVLVKRIMERFGGGVTFDSREGEGTTVRLAFRLVQ; encoded by the coding sequence ATGAACATGCAGTCGAAATCGCTTCCGGTGGACGAGGGGAATCTGCGGTTGGGCTCGCGCAAGCTGCCGTTCAACCTGCTGCGTTGGTTTTCGCTGATCAGCATGGCGGTGATCGGCACCGTTGCTGCGGCGCTGGGGGTGGTCTCGACAAGATTCGTGATCGAAGAAAGCGTGCAGCGTGACGCCTTGCTCACTGCGCAGTTCATTCAGGCCATCGCTTCAGCCGAAGTGCGCCACGTCTCTATTGCCAATGTGCGCACCATGGGCGAGCTGCTGGATCCGCGGCAGGATCTGAATTTTCCCGACGTCAGTCCAAAGGCCCGGGCCGATGCCCGCGGTGAGTTTCTCGATCACATCGAACACTTGCCCGACGTGATCCTAGCCAATATTTATGCCCCGGATCGTCAGGTGATCTGGTCCACCAACCCGGCTCTGATCGGTAGCCACATCCACTCCGACAAAGACCTTGATCGTGCCTTCAACGACAAAATCCCCGTCTCCGCCAGTTACCACAACGTCGACAAGGCCCGTGAGGAACAGAAGTTCGTCATCCCGCCGGATTACATCTTTATTGAAAACTACATTCCGCTGTTCGACGCCGAGGGCAAGAACGTCACGGCGATGGTCGAGATCTACAAGGAACCCAAAGACCTGATCGCCCGCATGGAGCGCGGACTGGTTCTGATCTGGCTGGCCACCGCACTCGGCGGCGGGCTGATTTATCTGGGGCTGTACTGGATCGTGCGGCGTGCGGCAATTCTGCTCGCGGCCCAGCAAAAACAATTGATCGCCAACGAAACCTTTGTCGCGTTGGGCGAGATGTCTTCGGCTGTGGCGCACAGCTTGCGCAACCCGCTGGCGACTATCCGCTCCAGCGCCGAACTGGCGCTGGAATTCGACGCCGGCCCGGCCGAGAAAAACATCAATGACATCATCGGCCAGGTCGACCGGATGTCGAAGTGGGTACGCGAACTGCTGCAATCGCTGCGTCCGCTCAACGATGATCCGGAGCCGGTGAACCTGGTGGCGGCGCTGCACGAAAGCCTCGTCGCGTTCGAACAGCAGATCGCCAGGGCAGGCGTGCAAGTGGTGTTTCACCCGCAACACACGCCGATGGTGCTCAGTCAACCGGTGCAACTGACGCAGATCCTCAACAGCCTGCTGGCCAATGCACTGGAAGCGATGGACAAGCGCGGCACGCTGACCGTCAGCCTCGAACCGCGCGACAACTGCGGTGTGTGCGTGGTGCTCAGCGACACCGGCAAAGGCATGAATGAAGAGCAGCGCACCATGGCCTTCCGGCCATTTTTCACCACCAAATCCGGTGGCCTCGGCGTCGGCCTGGTGTTGGTCAAACGCATCATGGAACGCTTTGGCGGCGGCGTAACCTTTGACAGCCGCGAAGGCGAGGGCACCACCGTGCGGCTGGCATTTCGACTCGTCCAGTAA
- a CDS encoding curlin produces the protein MFKLTPLTAAILVMISAQAMADDSLSTQSQAGTANIADVKQTQASFSSATQTQLGQGNDAAAVQDHATSVITQDAVGDYNAAYAEQLYENNATITQQQAGAFNTAHASQSLGFGSPNNALQQQQGTGNFSFVYQDSQNGSEARTLQFGDSNEANIEQLYEGSGNSAVITQYGTANYGTAEQVLHNGGQIGINQAGESNYAYADQRNGTGGNISLNQFGNMNGSEIWQDSQLASQATVNQYGDSNETVVDQSFGENNSAVVTQVGNTNAIYADQFESVNSTLALYQVGNGNMHFTYQNGDGHVLSATSVGTDNKVYASNWKGPQAGGQFGSNQRATITQAGNANIASFTQDGVGHVMTTSQTGTGNKTTVSQADSYNELYFDQNGSDNILISDQRGTGNLVQGSSNGTGNSAEFDQSGTGNQAYTAQLYGSDNMITVKQADTMNVAYVTQGGTGNIANVDQSGVTQTANIQQFGSANQATVLQQ, from the coding sequence ATGTTCAAACTGACGCCCCTCACCGCCGCCATCCTGGTCATGATCAGTGCCCAGGCCATGGCCGACGACAGCCTGTCCACCCAGAGCCAGGCCGGTACCGCCAACATCGCGGATGTGAAACAGACCCAAGCCTCGTTCAGTTCCGCCACCCAGACCCAACTGGGCCAGGGCAACGACGCTGCAGCGGTGCAGGACCACGCCACCAGCGTGATCACCCAAGACGCGGTCGGCGACTACAACGCCGCTTACGCCGAACAGCTTTACGAAAACAACGCCACCATCACCCAGCAACAGGCCGGCGCCTTCAACACCGCCCACGCCAGCCAGTCACTGGGCTTCGGCTCACCGAACAACGCGCTGCAACAGCAGCAAGGCACCGGCAACTTTTCGTTCGTCTATCAGGACTCGCAGAACGGCAGCGAAGCCAGAACTTTACAGTTCGGCGACAGCAACGAAGCCAACATCGAACAACTCTATGAAGGCAGCGGCAACAGCGCGGTAATCACCCAATACGGCACCGCCAACTACGGCACCGCCGAACAAGTGCTGCACAACGGCGGCCAGATCGGCATCAACCAAGCCGGCGAAAGCAACTACGCCTACGCGGATCAGCGCAACGGCACCGGCGGCAACATCTCCCTCAACCAATTCGGCAACATGAACGGCAGCGAAATCTGGCAGGACTCGCAACTCGCAAGCCAAGCCACCGTCAACCAATACGGCGACAGCAACGAAACCGTGGTCGACCAGAGCTTCGGCGAAAACAACAGCGCCGTCGTCACCCAGGTCGGCAACACCAACGCGATCTACGCCGACCAGTTCGAGTCGGTCAACTCAACACTGGCGCTGTATCAGGTCGGCAACGGCAACATGCATTTCACCTACCAGAACGGCGACGGTCACGTACTCAGCGCCACCTCCGTGGGCACCGACAACAAGGTCTACGCCAGCAACTGGAAAGGCCCGCAAGCCGGCGGCCAGTTCGGCAGCAACCAACGTGCAACCATTACTCAGGCGGGCAATGCCAATATCGCCAGTTTCACTCAGGATGGTGTCGGACATGTCATGACCACCAGCCAGACCGGGACTGGCAACAAGACCACGGTCAGTCAGGCTGATTCCTACAACGAGCTGTATTTTGATCAGAATGGTAGCGACAACATTTTGATTTCCGATCAGCGCGGCACCGGCAACCTGGTGCAGGGTTCTTCGAATGGCACCGGCAACAGTGCTGAGTTCGATCAATCCGGGACTGGCAACCAGGCGTATACCGCGCAGTTGTATGGCAGTGACAACATGATCACCGTGAAACAGGCGGACACGATGAACGTGGCGTATGTGACTCAGGGCGGCACGGGGAACATTGCCAATGTTGATCAGAGTGGGGTCACGCAGACGGCAAATATTCAGCAGTTTGGGTCGGCTAACCAGGCGACGGTTTTGCAGCAGTAG
- a CDS encoding curli assembly protein CsgF produces the protein MNSKTFSRRSGLWVSGLLIGLASAAAVHATELVYSPVNPSFGGNPLNGTWLLNNAQAQNDHDDPDIKSRSTVAGTSALERFTSQLQSRLLGQLLDNISTGNTGSLSTDTFIVNVIDDSGALSIEVTDRATGEISEIQVNGLNP, from the coding sequence ATGAACAGCAAAACGTTCTCACGGCGCAGCGGATTGTGGGTCTCGGGGTTGTTGATCGGGCTCGCCAGCGCTGCCGCCGTCCACGCCACCGAACTGGTCTACTCGCCGGTCAACCCGTCATTCGGCGGCAACCCGCTCAACGGCACCTGGCTGCTCAACAACGCTCAGGCGCAAAACGATCACGACGATCCGGACATCAAGAGCCGCTCGACGGTGGCCGGGACGTCGGCGCTGGAGCGCTTCACCAGTCAATTGCAATCGCGGCTGCTAGGGCAGTTGCTGGACAACATCTCCACCGGCAACACGGGGAGCCTGTCCACCGACACTTTTATCGTCAACGTCATCGACGACTCCGGGGCACTGAGCATTGAAGTGACCGACCGAGCGACCGGTGAGATTTCGGAAATTCAGGTGAACGGCCTCAACCCATGA
- the csgE gene encoding curli production assembly/transport protein CsgE — protein MTRQWWCALIFTVAACCAHAGEEDEMMGFIVDDTISHIGHDFYYSFSERLRDTSPMDFNLVVRERPDARWGSLVTVEYQQRLVYRRFLPPNTVELKDEAYAAADWVRRQVVQRKLEALLQDTTDLEKDEL, from the coding sequence ATGACTCGTCAATGGTGGTGCGCGCTGATCTTCACCGTCGCGGCGTGCTGCGCCCATGCCGGTGAAGAAGACGAAATGATGGGCTTCATCGTCGACGACACGATCTCGCACATCGGCCACGACTTTTACTACTCGTTCAGTGAGCGCCTGCGCGACACCAGCCCGATGGATTTCAACCTGGTGGTGCGCGAGCGGCCCGACGCGCGGTGGGGCAGCCTGGTGACAGTGGAATATCAGCAACGCCTGGTTTATCGGCGCTTCCTGCCGCCGAATACCGTGGAACTGAAAGACGAGGCCTACGCGGCCGCCGATTGGGTTCGACGCCAGGTTGTCCAGCGCAAGCTGGAGGCACTGTTGCAGGACACCACCGACCTTGAGAAGGACGAACTATGA
- a CDS encoding antitoxin yields MDPLFSTTVPDFESEEQAASYDRWLRAKVHKSINDPRPSIPNEQVMAEMKALMAERRIKHEAREALR; encoded by the coding sequence ATGGATCCCCTGTTTTCCACAACCGTTCCCGATTTCGAAAGCGAAGAACAGGCCGCCAGCTACGACCGTTGGTTACGTGCCAAAGTCCATAAGTCGATCAATGACCCGCGCCCCAGCATTCCGAATGAGCAGGTAATGGCAGAGATGAAGGCATTGATGGCGGAACGGCGAATTAAGCATGAGGCTCGTGAGGCGTTGCGCTAG
- a CDS encoding type II secretion system protein has protein sequence MNASQRGFTLIEVVVTLALIGLLASMAAPLTETLVRRGKEQELRNALYQIRDGIDAYKRAFDAGYIEKSLNSSGYPPNLNVLVEGVRDVRSAKGAKFYFLRRIPRDPLVPAKRDDEGGWGVRAYNSSAQNPRDGEDVFDVYSVARGKGLNGIAYREW, from the coding sequence ATGAACGCCTCTCAGCGCGGTTTTACCTTGATCGAAGTCGTGGTGACGCTCGCCCTGATCGGCCTGTTGGCGAGCATGGCCGCGCCGCTGACCGAGACTTTGGTGCGGCGCGGCAAGGAGCAGGAATTGCGCAACGCGCTGTACCAGATTCGCGATGGCATCGACGCTTACAAACGCGCCTTTGATGCCGGTTACATCGAGAAGTCGCTGAACAGCAGCGGCTACCCGCCGAACCTCAACGTGCTGGTCGAAGGCGTGCGCGATGTGCGCAGCGCCAAGGGTGCCAAGTTCTACTTTTTACGCCGCATCCCGCGCGATCCGCTGGTGCCGGCCAAACGAGATGACGAAGGGGGTTGGGGCGTGCGCGCCTACAACAGTTCGGCTCAGAACCCGCGCGATGGCGAAGACGTCTTCGACGTCTATTCGGTAGCGCGCGGCAAGGGCCTCAACGGCATCGCCTACCGCGAGTGGTGA
- a CDS encoding type II secretion system protein encodes MRREKGFTLLELMVVMAIIATLMTIALPRYFNSLEASKETTLRQSLSAMREALDHFYGDTGRYPDSIEQLIEQRYLRNAPLDPITERKDQWVLIAPPDGVAGGVADIKSGATGRARDGSQYSEW; translated from the coding sequence ATGCGCCGCGAGAAAGGTTTTACCTTGCTGGAGTTGATGGTGGTGATGGCGATCATCGCCACGCTGATGACCATCGCGCTGCCGCGCTACTTCAACAGCCTCGAAGCGTCGAAGGAAACCACCCTGCGCCAGAGCCTGTCGGCGATGCGTGAGGCGCTGGATCATTTCTATGGCGACACCGGCCGCTACCCGGATTCCATCGAGCAACTGATCGAGCAACGTTACCTGCGCAACGCGCCACTCGATCCGATCACCGAACGCAAAGACCAGTGGGTGCTGATCGCGCCACCGGACGGCGTCGCCGGTGGTGTGGCCGATATCAAAAGCGGTGCTACCGGGAGGGCGCGTGATGGCAGCCAGTATTCCGAGTGGTAA
- a CDS encoding type II secretion system protein, whose protein sequence is MAASIPSGNRAQQGGFTYLGVLFLIVVMGMGLASAGELWSTASRRDRERQLLWVGTQYAQALRSYYRSSPGLAQYPKELADLLDDQRFPEAKHHLRQLYPDPIGQGEWALQRGFDGRITGLNSPSTELPLKQANFPTQWSDFDGMQRYSDWQFVAEKAFLDGTNGPAKGQSNLPQALQP, encoded by the coding sequence ATGGCAGCCAGTATTCCGAGTGGTAACCGCGCGCAGCAGGGTGGCTTTACTTACCTGGGCGTGTTGTTCCTGATTGTGGTGATGGGCATGGGCCTGGCCAGCGCCGGCGAGTTGTGGTCGACGGCCTCACGTCGCGACCGTGAACGCCAATTGCTCTGGGTTGGCACTCAGTACGCACAAGCGCTGCGCAGCTACTACCGCAGTTCGCCGGGGCTGGCGCAGTACCCGAAAGAGCTGGCCGACCTGCTTGATGACCAGCGTTTTCCCGAGGCGAAGCATCACTTGCGTCAGCTCTATCCGGATCCGATCGGTCAGGGTGAATGGGCGCTGCAACGCGGTTTCGACGGACGCATCACCGGTCTCAACAGCCCCTCCACGGAGCTGCCGTTGAAGCAGGCGAATTTCCCGACGCAGTGGTCGGACTTCGACGGCATGCAACGTTATTCAGACTGGCAGTTTGTTGCCGAAAAAGCCTTTCTCGATGGCACCAATGGCCCGGCCAAAGGCCAGTCGAATCTGCCACAGGCGTTGCAGCCATGA
- a CDS encoding type II toxin-antitoxin system RelE/ParE family toxin — translation MVSRPIEWRPEARAKLVTVLEYIVERNVGAAKEILKAVGKAIAYLPDHPYLYRSGRITGTREIVVNSSYLIIYRVTDRIEIVNVLHARQEYPRRDSF, via the coding sequence ATGGTTTCGAGGCCGATTGAGTGGAGGCCCGAAGCACGGGCGAAGCTGGTAACAGTGCTCGAATACATAGTCGAAAGGAATGTTGGAGCAGCCAAAGAGATCTTGAAGGCAGTTGGAAAGGCCATAGCTTATCTTCCTGATCATCCCTATCTCTATCGATCAGGCCGGATCACCGGCACTCGGGAGATCGTCGTAAATTCCAGCTATCTGATCATTTATCGAGTGACAGATCGGATCGAAATCGTGAACGTTCTGCATGCGCGTCAGGAGTATCCGAGACGCGATTCTTTCTAA
- a CDS encoding DUF6124 family protein: protein MKKPTPNPPKPDTNTTSPYASVDSKKLHEAADRALDFYLNPTAHIMSSANEPEPMYLANPRYNTESLLANASETLGSASEMLINFAASLETSQRKTALGIAQVVMLGELAVNQALDHVELKN from the coding sequence ATGAAAAAACCAACCCCCAACCCACCAAAACCAGACACCAACACCACATCCCCCTACGCCTCAGTCGACAGCAAAAAACTCCACGAAGCCGCCGACCGCGCCCTCGATTTCTACCTCAATCCCACCGCCCACATCATGTCCAGCGCCAACGAGCCGGAACCCATGTACCTCGCCAATCCCAGGTACAACACCGAATCCCTGCTGGCCAACGCTAGCGAAACCCTCGGCTCAGCCAGCGAAATGCTGATCAACTTCGCCGCCTCGCTGGAAACCTCACAGCGCAAGACAGCATTGGGCATCGCACAAGTCGTCATGCTGGGCGAACTGGCCGTAAACCAGGCCTTGGATCACGTCGAACTCAAGAACTGA
- a CDS encoding CsgG/HfaB family protein has protein sequence MKKIIALGLLLATLQGCSLREPMSAEQDTETPTLTPRASTYYDLLKMPRPKGRLMAVVYGFRDQTGQYKPTPASSFSTSVTQGAASMLMDAMQASGWFVVLEREGLQNLLTERKIIRASQKKPNTPVNIQGELPPLQAANMMLEGGIIAYDTNVRSGGEGARYLGIDLQREYRVDQVTVNLRAVDVRSGQVLSNVMTSKTIYSVARSAGIFKFIEFKKLLEAEVGYTTNEPAQLCVLSAIEAAVGHMVAQGIERRLWQVAGDASTPGQDDVLNRYLTQNKIDPDAEVE, from the coding sequence ATGAAAAAGATCATCGCGTTAGGGCTGCTGTTGGCGACATTACAAGGGTGCAGTCTGCGTGAGCCGATGTCGGCCGAGCAGGACACCGAAACTCCGACCCTGACGCCAAGGGCCTCGACTTATTACGACTTGTTGAAGATGCCACGACCCAAGGGTCGGCTGATGGCGGTGGTATACGGTTTTCGTGACCAGACCGGGCAGTACAAGCCGACGCCAGCGAGTTCGTTTTCCACCAGTGTGACCCAAGGCGCGGCGTCAATGTTGATGGACGCGATGCAGGCCAGTGGCTGGTTCGTGGTGCTGGAACGGGAAGGGCTGCAGAACCTCTTGACCGAGCGCAAGATCATTCGCGCGTCGCAGAAGAAGCCGAATACGCCGGTGAACATTCAGGGTGAGCTGCCACCGTTGCAGGCGGCGAACATGATGCTTGAGGGCGGGATCATCGCTTATGACACTAACGTGCGTAGCGGTGGGGAAGGGGCGCGGTATTTGGGGATTGATTTGCAGCGCGAATATCGGGTGGATCAGGTGACCGTCAACTTGCGTGCGGTGGATGTGCGCAGTGGGCAGGTGTTGTCGAATGTGATGACCAGCAAGACGATTTATTCGGTGGCGCGCAGTGCGGGGATTTTCAAGTTTATCGAGTTCAAGAAGTTGCTTGAGGCGGAGGTTGGCTACACCACGAATGAGCCGGCGCAGCTTTGTGTGTTGTCGGCGATTGAGGCGGCGGTGGGGCATATGGTGGCGCAGGGGATTGAGCGGCGGTTGTGGCAGGTGGCGGGGGACGCTTCTACGCCTGGGCAGGATGATGTTTTGAATCGGTATTTGACGCAGAACAAGATTGATCCTGATGCCGAGGTCGAGTGA
- a CDS encoding curlin, whose protein sequence is MNTPTAALLCLLLLCSSAGVRADDLMDNDDLVATSSDLGELPPPVGQQALIEQLGQANVALLQQNGQSLLGQIVQSGSNQEAYILQQGSDLMALINQNGSGNAAYITQNGSHNRAQISQNGNNNDASIEQTGAGLQSAVTQSGNGMSVSVKQYR, encoded by the coding sequence ATGAACACGCCGACCGCCGCCCTGCTTTGCCTGCTCCTGTTGTGCAGCAGTGCGGGCGTGCGCGCCGACGACCTGATGGACAACGACGACCTGGTTGCGACCAGCAGCGACCTCGGCGAACTGCCCCCACCCGTGGGTCAGCAAGCCCTGATCGAGCAACTCGGCCAGGCCAACGTCGCCCTGCTGCAACAGAACGGTCAGTCGCTGCTCGGTCAGATCGTGCAGTCGGGCAGCAATCAGGAGGCGTACATCCTGCAACAGGGCAGCGACCTGATGGCGCTGATCAACCAGAACGGTTCCGGCAACGCCGCCTACATCACGCAGAACGGCAGCCATAACCGGGCGCAGATTTCGCAAAACGGCAACAACAACGACGCCAGCATCGAGCAGACCGGCGCGGGGCTGCAAAGCGCCGTGACCCAGTCGGGCAACGGCATGAGCGTTTCGGTCAAGCAATATCGCTAA